Proteins encoded in a region of the Gemmatimonadaceae bacterium genome:
- a CDS encoding deoxyribonuclease IV translates to MRRLLGSHPNDAGGIAIAARRAASAGMTTLQLFTAPPTYYGERAGMRAEKAAKFHAALAEGGINPGDVLVHAAYVLNTASPEEEKAMRARAGLTKELERTQAIGALGCCFHPGSAGTGDPERAAIQVGETIRHAVAAVPGTARVLVENTAGAGKTMGRTPEEIALMLAQVPAELRHRTGYGLDTCHLFAAGHDIATSAASLTAVLDRFEQAIGEPPAFFHLNDSQHPFGSNKDRHALLGEGAIGAAPFQWLLADRRALTVPCILETPHDYGEVEDEDTGADSADLRMMALLRAWTGTHTP, encoded by the coding sequence GTGAGGCGACTGCTCGGATCGCATCCGAACGACGCGGGTGGCATTGCGATAGCGGCGCGACGCGCGGCCTCCGCCGGGATGACCACCCTGCAGCTGTTCACCGCGCCGCCCACGTACTATGGCGAACGCGCCGGGATGCGTGCGGAGAAGGCGGCGAAGTTCCACGCCGCGCTGGCCGAGGGAGGGATCAACCCCGGCGACGTGCTGGTGCACGCGGCGTATGTGCTGAACACCGCCTCTCCGGAGGAAGAGAAGGCAATGCGGGCCCGCGCCGGGCTCACCAAGGAACTCGAGCGCACGCAGGCCATCGGTGCGCTGGGATGCTGCTTTCACCCCGGCTCGGCCGGAACCGGCGACCCCGAACGGGCCGCCATTCAGGTGGGTGAGACCATCCGGCATGCCGTGGCGGCTGTACCGGGGACGGCGCGCGTGCTGGTGGAAAACACCGCGGGGGCGGGGAAGACGATGGGGCGCACCCCGGAAGAGATCGCCCTGATGCTGGCTCAGGTGCCGGCGGAACTGCGCCACCGCACCGGGTATGGACTGGATACCTGCCACCTGTTCGCCGCGGGGCATGACATTGCCACGAGCGCGGCGTCGCTGACCGCCGTGCTCGACCGGTTCGAGCAGGCAATTGGCGAGCCGCCCGCCTTCTTCCACCTGAATGACAGCCAGCACCCGTTCGGGTCGAACAAGGATCGCCATGCCCTGCTGGGGGAGGGGGCCATCGGCGCGGCGCCCTTCCAGTGGCTGCTGGCCGACCGGCGCGCGCTGACGGTGCCCTGCATCCTCGAGACGCCGCACGATTATGGCGAGGTGGAAGACGAGGACACCGGCGCCGATTCCGCCGACCTGCGCATGATGGCGCTCCTCCGCGCCTGGACCGGGACGCACACGCCGTAG
- a CDS encoding SWIB/MDM2 domain-containing protein → MAAKKKAAKKPAKKAAKKVAKKPAKKKTARKPNAAFMKPVQPDAILAPIVGDKPQPRTEIMKKTWAYIKKNSLQDKKNKRQINADDKLKALFGGKAAVTMFEMTKYIFKHAK, encoded by the coding sequence ATGGCTGCCAAGAAGAAGGCTGCGAAGAAGCCGGCGAAGAAGGCCGCGAAGAAGGTCGCCAAGAAGCCGGCGAAGAAGAAGACCGCCCGCAAGCCGAACGCCGCGTTCATGAAGCCGGTTCAGCCGGATGCGATCCTTGCGCCGATCGTCGGCGACAAGCCGCAGCCCCGCACCGAGATCATGAAGAAAACCTGGGCGTACATCAAGAAGAACAGCCTCCAGGACAAGAAGAACAAGCGTCAGATCAACGCCGACGACAAGCTCAAGGCGCTGTTCGGTGGCAAGGCCGCCGTGACGATGTTCGAGATGACCAAGTACATCTTCAAGCACGCCAAGTAA
- the lepB gene encoding signal peptidase I, with protein sequence MAKKKTDTPKSAVAAARGGNPPMARRAWENFKSIAATLAIFLFIRAFFVEAYRIPSGSMIPTLLVGDWLFVNKLVYGPNVPFTSVNLPGYSDPKRGDVVVFKSPYQPDEAEIGNDPTPTLVKRLVGMPGDTIYMRAGVLYVDGIAQRQGYGAEQNPKGDPDETHPLFDWQKKVGLKASRFGAAPDQPTHDNWGPLVVPPGHFFMMGDNRYFSKDSRYWGFVPRDNVRGRPIFIYYTFVPSSESDKVLSFITDIRWGRIGHIIR encoded by the coding sequence GTGGCCAAGAAGAAGACCGACACGCCGAAGAGTGCCGTCGCCGCCGCCCGTGGCGGCAACCCCCCCATGGCCCGCCGCGCCTGGGAGAACTTCAAGTCCATCGCCGCCACGCTGGCGATCTTCCTGTTCATTCGCGCCTTCTTCGTCGAGGCGTACCGCATTCCATCGGGCTCGATGATCCCGACGCTGCTGGTCGGCGACTGGCTCTTCGTCAACAAGCTCGTCTACGGACCGAACGTCCCGTTCACCAGCGTGAACCTGCCGGGCTACTCCGATCCGAAGCGCGGGGACGTGGTGGTCTTCAAGTCGCCGTACCAGCCGGATGAGGCGGAGATCGGCAACGACCCGACGCCGACACTGGTGAAGCGCCTCGTCGGGATGCCGGGCGACACCATCTATATGCGTGCGGGCGTGCTGTACGTCGACGGTATCGCCCAGCGCCAGGGATATGGCGCCGAGCAGAACCCCAAGGGCGATCCCGACGAGACGCACCCGCTCTTCGACTGGCAGAAGAAGGTGGGGCTCAAGGCGTCGCGTTTCGGGGCGGCGCCGGACCAGCCCACGCACGACAACTGGGGGCCGCTCGTCGTGCCGCCCGGTCACTTCTTCATGATGGGTGACAATCGCTACTTCTCGAAGGACTCGCGCTACTGGGGCTTCGTTCCGCGCGACAACGTCCGCGGACGCCCGATCTTCATTTATTACACGTTCGTGCCGAGTTCCGAGTCGGATAAGGTCCTGTCGTTCATCACCGATATTCGGTGGGGACGGATAGGGCACATCATTCGATAG
- a CDS encoding penicillin acylase family protein, which produces MKRALFLLLAAAPLTAQAPSALLDSARTRLAVLDGTVPLAGLDSAVEVRRDRWGVPHIYAKTQHDLFFAQGFVAAQDRLWQMEMWRRAGEGRLAEVLGPAYVERDRIARALRYRGDWNAEYASYAPDGRVIMEAFVQGVNAAIADARQRRALPIEFTMLGIEPMPWTPDVPLQRLAAFSMTRNASAEATRARRLSLLGKELTQQLWPLDPAHDLDPVPGFDYAGIDEKAIAAMIETAGPITYSAIQGSNNWVVSGAKTATGKPLLANDPHRAIQNPSLRYLTHLVGPGWDVIGSGEPGLPGVAIGHNDRIAFGITIVGMDQQDLYVETVGACPNAGGRCYLNNGQWKPLRREVDTIHVKGAAPRVIATEYSEHGPIVGEDPSRQRAFALKFVGAEPGTAGYAASLSLDRASDWSTFKSAAARFKLPTENLVYADVDGNIGWVAAGLMPLRHWTGTLPVPGTGGFEWSGFLPFDSLPMAYNPPSGFIGTANDNILPPGYRHALNYEFTAPFRGNRLRDVLAHERRLTVERMQALQHDDYSLPAAALVPLLVSAAERIGVQDKPSVQRFARWDYRMSRDAIQVVWFHAWVDALGDRVFAPRVPAAARAAIGSRWSLPALIALLRSPDAAFGASPASSRDALLLAALDDVERVVLKTYGADSTGWRWGTLHTARFPHPLDKAFDLPAVSRAGDANTVYASGGAGDRQTHGASYREIIDVADWDRSVATSVPGQSGQPGSPHYGDLLPLWGADQYFSLVYSRRAVEQATEHVLWLRPGSGEKK; this is translated from the coding sequence ATGAAGCGCGCGCTCTTCTTGCTGCTCGCCGCTGCGCCGCTGACGGCGCAGGCGCCTTCCGCCCTCCTGGACTCGGCGCGCACGCGCCTGGCCGTCCTCGACGGCACCGTGCCTCTGGCCGGTCTTGACAGCGCCGTCGAAGTGCGGCGCGACCGGTGGGGCGTCCCGCACATCTACGCGAAGACACAGCACGACCTCTTCTTCGCCCAGGGTTTCGTCGCCGCGCAGGACCGCCTGTGGCAGATGGAGATGTGGCGGCGCGCGGGCGAAGGACGGCTGGCCGAAGTGCTGGGACCCGCCTACGTCGAGCGTGACCGCATTGCGCGCGCCCTGCGCTACCGCGGCGACTGGAATGCGGAATACGCCAGCTATGCCCCCGACGGCCGGGTCATCATGGAAGCATTCGTGCAGGGGGTGAACGCTGCCATCGCCGACGCCCGGCAGCGGCGCGCACTCCCGATCGAGTTCACGATGCTCGGTATCGAGCCAATGCCGTGGACACCGGACGTTCCGCTGCAGCGCCTCGCCGCCTTCTCGATGACGCGCAACGCCAGCGCCGAGGCCACGCGTGCCCGGCGCCTGTCGCTGCTGGGGAAGGAGCTGACGCAGCAGCTCTGGCCGCTCGATCCGGCGCACGACCTCGACCCCGTGCCGGGCTTCGACTACGCCGGAATCGATGAGAAGGCGATCGCCGCGATGATCGAGACCGCCGGTCCGATCACCTACTCCGCCATTCAGGGCTCGAACAACTGGGTGGTGAGCGGCGCGAAGACGGCCACCGGCAAGCCGCTCCTCGCCAATGACCCGCACCGCGCCATCCAGAACCCGTCACTGCGCTACCTCACGCATCTCGTGGGGCCGGGGTGGGACGTCATAGGTTCGGGCGAACCGGGCCTGCCCGGCGTCGCCATCGGACACAATGACCGCATCGCATTTGGCATCACGATTGTCGGAATGGACCAGCAGGATCTCTATGTCGAAACGGTCGGGGCGTGCCCCAATGCGGGGGGACGATGCTACCTCAACAACGGACAATGGAAACCGCTGCGCCGCGAGGTGGACACGATCCACGTAAAGGGCGCCGCACCGCGCGTCATCGCCACCGAATACTCGGAGCACGGACCGATCGTCGGTGAGGACCCAAGCCGACAGCGGGCCTTCGCCCTCAAGTTCGTGGGGGCGGAGCCGGGAACGGCCGGGTATGCGGCATCGCTCTCGCTCGATCGCGCGAGTGATTGGTCGACGTTCAAGTCGGCGGCGGCGCGCTTCAAGCTGCCAACGGAGAACCTGGTCTATGCCGACGTGGACGGGAACATCGGATGGGTCGCTGCGGGGCTGATGCCATTGCGCCACTGGACGGGAACGCTGCCCGTCCCCGGCACGGGCGGTTTCGAATGGTCCGGCTTCCTGCCATTCGATTCACTGCCGATGGCGTACAATCCGCCAAGCGGCTTTATCGGCACGGCCAACGACAACATCCTGCCGCCCGGCTACCGTCACGCCCTCAACTACGAGTTCACCGCACCGTTCCGCGGCAATCGCCTGCGCGACGTGCTGGCGCATGAACGCCGCCTGACCGTCGAGCGGATGCAGGCCCTGCAGCACGATGACTACTCCCTGCCGGCGGCGGCGCTGGTGCCGCTGCTCGTGTCGGCCGCTGAGCGGATCGGAGTGCAAGACAAGCCGTCGGTGCAGCGGTTCGCGCGGTGGGATTACCGGATGTCGCGCGATGCCATTCAGGTGGTCTGGTTCCACGCCTGGGTGGATGCGCTTGGCGATCGGGTCTTTGCCCCGCGCGTACCGGCCGCGGCGCGCGCCGCCATCGGGTCGCGCTGGTCGTTGCCGGCGCTGATTGCCCTGCTGCGCTCCCCCGACGCGGCCTTCGGGGCAAGCCCGGCGTCGTCGCGCGATGCGTTGCTGCTCGCCGCGCTGGATGACGTCGAGCGTGTGGTGCTGAAGACCTACGGGGCGGACTCGACGGGCTGGCGGTGGGGGACGCTCCACACGGCGCGCTTCCCGCACCCGCTGGACAAGGCGTTCGACCTGCCCGCGGTATCACGCGCCGGCGACGCGAACACCGTCTACGCCTCCGGCGGAGCAGGAGACCGCCAGACGCACGGCGCGTCGTACCGGGAGATCATCGACGTGGCCGACTGGGATCGTTCGGTGGCGACGAGCGTGCCCGGACAGAGCGGGCAGCCGGGAAGTCCGCACTACGGCGACCTCCTGCCGCTGTGGGGCGCCGACCAGTACTTCTCGCTGGTCTACAGTCGGCGCGCGGTGGAGCAGGCCACCGAGCACGTGCTATGGCTCCGCCCGGGTTCGGGCGAGAAGAAGTAG
- a CDS encoding RidA family protein, translating into MRMLRVATLAATGLLGACHFSSARTAPAPAADVAFLHPYGAPTRPFSPAVRVGNLIYLAGQIGTDASASGAVVSGGIAVETKQTLENIKAVLAAVGSSMDRVVKCTVFMADMKEWDAMNAVYRTYFTAPNFPARSAFGANGLALNARVEIECIAAAK; encoded by the coding sequence ATGCGAATGCTCCGTGTCGCCACACTCGCGGCCACCGGCCTGCTGGGCGCCTGCCACTTCTCAAGCGCACGCACGGCGCCAGCGCCCGCCGCTGATGTCGCCTTCCTGCACCCCTATGGGGCGCCGACGCGCCCCTTCTCGCCAGCCGTGCGGGTGGGAAACCTGATCTACCTTGCTGGGCAGATCGGCACCGACGCCTCGGCGAGCGGCGCGGTGGTGAGCGGCGGGATCGCTGTCGAGACGAAGCAGACCCTCGAGAATATCAAGGCGGTCCTCGCCGCGGTGGGGTCGTCCATGGACCGCGTGGTGAAATGCACGGTCTTCATGGCCGACATGAAGGAGTGGGACGCGATGAACGCGGTCTACCGCACCTATTTCACGGCGCCGAACTTCCCCGCGCGCTCGGCCTTTGGCGCCAATGGCCTCGCGCTCAATGCGCGCGTCGAGATCGAGTGCATCGCGGCCGCCAAGTGA
- a CDS encoding alpha/beta hydrolase family protein, with product MNSDRTQQMPAGMRSLVTSVLALTLLTPAVVQAQAVRPGRVVTDSLWSYALGAYKKLVVYLPPSYDRSSTRYPVAYYLHGWSGNESNWVKAGKIDASMDTLVARGMREMLVVMPDGDDAWWMTSNSLPDLPGCVRTLPNYAGDAASYCVPWPHYDDYVNYDVVRWVDATFRTKADRAHRGVAGLSMGGYGALLLALEFPETFAAAASHSGVLWPLEWAPGGVLNRPAGTADSTWTRIYGNAVGQSMRAVFGKDTIAWYARDPVHLVDRVRTRGAAVPALKADIGLGDPFLAGNRAFRDALKARGVPLAYDEFPGVHDWNYWRAHARESLPWLAGVIATP from the coding sequence GTGAACTCGGATCGAACCCAGCAGATGCCGGCCGGGATGCGGAGCCTCGTCACCAGTGTGCTGGCGTTGACGTTACTCACGCCGGCCGTGGTGCAGGCGCAGGCCGTCCGCCCCGGGCGGGTCGTCACCGATTCGCTCTGGTCGTACGCGCTCGGCGCCTACAAGAAACTGGTCGTCTACCTGCCGCCCTCGTATGACCGATCGTCGACCCGGTATCCCGTGGCGTACTACCTGCACGGCTGGAGTGGGAACGAGAGCAACTGGGTGAAGGCGGGCAAGATCGACGCTTCCATGGACACGCTGGTGGCACGGGGGATGCGTGAGATGCTCGTCGTCATGCCAGACGGCGACGACGCGTGGTGGATGACGTCGAACTCGCTGCCGGACCTGCCAGGGTGTGTGCGCACGCTCCCCAACTATGCCGGTGACGCGGCCAGCTACTGTGTTCCTTGGCCGCACTACGATGACTACGTGAACTACGACGTGGTGCGGTGGGTGGATGCCACCTTCCGCACGAAGGCGGACCGGGCGCACCGGGGTGTGGCGGGGCTGAGCATGGGCGGGTACGGGGCGCTCCTGCTGGCGCTCGAGTTTCCCGAGACGTTCGCGGCTGCAGCGTCGCACTCGGGCGTGCTCTGGCCGCTCGAGTGGGCGCCGGGGGGCGTGCTGAATCGGCCCGCCGGGACCGCCGACTCCACGTGGACCCGCATCTATGGCAACGCGGTCGGACAGAGCATGCGCGCCGTCTTCGGCAAGGACACCATTGCCTGGTACGCGAGAGACCCGGTGCATCTGGTCGACCGGGTGAGAACGCGTGGTGCGGCCGTGCCGGCGCTCAAGGCCGACATTGGCCTGGGCGATCCGTTCCTGGCAGGCAATCGGGCCTTCCGCGATGCACTGAAGGCCCGCGGCGTGCCGCTGGCCTATGACGAATTTCCCGGCGTGCACGACTGGAACTACTGGCGCGCCCACGCCCGCGAGAGCCTCCCCTGGCTCGCGGGCGTGATCGCCACACCATAA
- a CDS encoding M24 family metallopeptidase, producing MTRFMRVAFAAALLCAAVPLAAQRPAARLADRRHPFGTLREQAARQQKWLEVRMQTVLPALMRANGIDMWIVPMREYAEDPVFSSLVSPTTFAARRRTIYVMFDVCSASGRTDVGDGSCVERIALGGSSQGGVWKATRSTAAVEAPVGGQQAELWGDEQWKLLKKVVDARNPKVIGIDYSRTFAFSDGLTHGEYLGMTEALGDRWTARLKPAEELPLQFIASRVADEEAFYGELTQLVWELVGEMYSSKVIVPGKTKTSDLVWWWRQRVNDLGLGTWFQPSIEVQRTGATEESLGADPVIQRGDVLHCDVGITALGLNSDTQHMAYVLKPGETDAPAGLRTALANGNALQDIVMAEIRPGRTGNEILKAARSQMAARGITGTVYSHAIGMHGHGSGPLIGLWDYQEGVPGRGDAKVIANMWYSIELQATTPVTEWKGQAVRMALEEDMMIGTDGTPRWVKGQQKKLWLVR from the coding sequence ATGACACGTTTTATGCGCGTTGCCTTCGCCGCCGCCCTGCTCTGCGCCGCGGTGCCGCTGGCCGCCCAGCGTCCCGCGGCGCGACTTGCCGACCGCCGCCATCCCTTTGGCACGCTGCGCGAACAGGCCGCGCGCCAACAGAAGTGGCTCGAGGTCCGCATGCAGACGGTCCTTCCCGCGCTGATGCGCGCCAATGGCATCGACATGTGGATCGTCCCCATGCGCGAGTACGCCGAGGATCCCGTCTTTTCGTCACTGGTGTCGCCGACCACCTTTGCGGCGCGTCGTCGCACGATCTACGTGATGTTCGACGTCTGCTCGGCGAGCGGGCGCACCGACGTGGGCGACGGATCCTGCGTGGAGCGCATCGCGCTTGGTGGTTCATCGCAGGGCGGGGTGTGGAAGGCAACGCGCTCGACGGCGGCGGTGGAAGCGCCGGTGGGCGGCCAGCAGGCGGAGCTCTGGGGCGATGAGCAGTGGAAGCTGCTCAAGAAGGTGGTGGACGCGCGCAACCCGAAGGTGATCGGCATCGATTACTCGCGCACCTTCGCCTTCTCCGACGGACTGACGCACGGCGAGTATCTCGGGATGACCGAGGCACTGGGCGACCGCTGGACCGCGCGGCTCAAGCCGGCGGAGGAACTGCCGCTGCAGTTCATCGCCTCGCGCGTGGCCGATGAGGAGGCGTTTTACGGGGAGCTCACGCAGCTGGTGTGGGAGCTGGTGGGCGAGATGTACTCGTCCAAGGTCATCGTACCGGGCAAGACGAAGACCAGCGACCTCGTCTGGTGGTGGCGCCAGCGCGTGAACGATCTTGGGCTTGGGACCTGGTTCCAGCCCAGCATCGAAGTGCAGCGCACCGGGGCGACGGAGGAATCGTTGGGTGCAGATCCCGTAATCCAGCGCGGTGACGTGCTGCACTGCGATGTCGGGATCACGGCCCTGGGGCTGAACTCGGACACTCAGCACATGGCCTATGTGCTAAAGCCGGGCGAAACGGATGCGCCGGCGGGACTGCGGACGGCGCTGGCGAACGGCAACGCCCTGCAGGATATCGTGATGGCGGAAATTCGGCCGGGGCGCACCGGGAACGAGATCCTCAAGGCTGCGCGTTCACAAATGGCGGCACGCGGCATCACCGGGACCGTCTACTCGCACGCCATCGGCATGCACGGGCATGGCTCGGGGCCGCTGATCGGGCTGTGGGACTATCAGGAAGGCGTGCCCGGGCGTGGCGACGCCAAGGTGATCGCCAACATGTGGTACTCGATCGAACTGCAGGCCACAACGCCGGTCACGGAGTGGAAGGGGCAGGCGGTCCGCATGGCGCTCGAAGAGGACATGATGATCGGCACGGACGGAACGCCGCGTTGGGTGAAGGGGCAGCAGAAGAAGCTCTGGCTGGTGAGGTAG
- a CDS encoding co-chaperone GroES family protein yields the protein MKRGKKELIVVGDRVLIRVEDGEERTKVGLYLPATAVEGQQVQGGTIVATGPGQPLPVVEDHLDEPWRITSGSQTRHVPMQAQVGDYALFFRKAAVEITFDEERYLVVPQAAILTLAR from the coding sequence ATGAAGCGAGGCAAGAAAGAACTGATTGTCGTTGGCGATCGCGTCCTCATTCGGGTCGAGGACGGCGAAGAGCGCACCAAGGTTGGCCTGTACCTGCCGGCCACGGCGGTCGAAGGGCAGCAGGTGCAGGGCGGCACGATCGTGGCCACCGGTCCCGGCCAGCCGCTGCCGGTGGTCGAGGATCACCTGGATGAGCCGTGGCGCATCACGTCCGGTTCACAGACGCGGCATGTCCCGATGCAGGCGCAGGTGGGCGACTACGCGCTCTTCTTCCGGAAGGCGGCCGTGGAGATCACCTTCGACGAGGAGCGCTATCTCGTCGTGCCGCAGGCGGCGATCCTCACGCTAGCCCGTTAG
- a CDS encoding BrxA/BrxB family bacilliredoxin: MYPEPMVAPMREELTCLGVKELRTSAEVAEALGNAKGTALVVVNSVCGCSARNARPAVATALQHEVKPDQLFTVFAGQDVDATKAARAFFTGYPPSSPSIALLKDGRIVTMLERHQIEGRTASEVAQDLVQAFDRHCAAAAAR; the protein is encoded by the coding sequence ATGTATCCGGAACCGATGGTCGCGCCGATGCGCGAAGAACTGACCTGCCTTGGCGTGAAGGAGTTGCGCACGTCGGCGGAAGTGGCCGAGGCCCTCGGCAACGCGAAGGGAACGGCCCTGGTGGTCGTGAACTCGGTCTGTGGTTGCTCGGCGCGCAACGCCCGTCCGGCGGTGGCGACGGCACTGCAGCACGAGGTGAAGCCGGACCAGCTCTTCACGGTGTTCGCCGGGCAGGACGTGGACGCGACGAAGGCGGCGCGTGCGTTCTTCACCGGTTATCCGCCCTCATCGCCGTCCATTGCCTTGCTCAAGGACGGCCGCATCGTGACGATGCTCGAGCGGCATCAGATCGAGGGCCGCACGGCGAGCGAGGTCGCGCAGGACCTCGTGCAGGCCTTCGACCGGCATTGCGCCGCCGCCGCGGCACGCTGA
- a CDS encoding transcriptional regulator, protein MAKPTSAAIKRSDRKSSSASPALAPVLGGEPVPAALDKLIHDRVRLGIISALAVNERLSFTDLRDLLALTDGNLSVHARKLEEGGYLTCQKGFDGRVPKSEYRLTAAGKRALERYLGHMEALIEATRGR, encoded by the coding sequence GTGGCTAAGCCCACGTCTGCTGCCATCAAGCGCAGCGATCGCAAATCGTCGTCCGCGAGCCCGGCACTGGCACCCGTGCTCGGCGGCGAGCCCGTGCCGGCCGCGCTCGACAAGCTCATCCACGACCGGGTGCGTCTCGGCATCATCAGCGCGCTGGCCGTGAACGAACGCTTGAGCTTCACCGACCTGCGCGACCTGCTCGCGCTCACCGACGGCAACCTGAGCGTGCACGCGCGCAAGCTCGAGGAAGGCGGTTACCTGACCTGCCAGAAAGGCTTCGATGGCCGCGTGCCCAAGAGCGAGTATCGCCTCACCGCCGCCGGCAAGCGCGCCCTCGAGCGCTACCTGGGGCATATGGAAGCGCTGATCGAGGCGACGAGAGGACGGTAG
- a CDS encoding ABC transporter permease: protein MAKLWAVIKREFLERVRNKWFIVVTIFGPVFFGVIMVLPAYLSVRGMRDVKVSDIRIIDATGTGLGDRVATRLNGGPMGDAASTQVVVVAPNEVAAAESLATKDVMAKVRRGYLVLDSLTIQEQKASYAGRNASSLNEMESLQNALRSALLGQRLEKEGLDPRRVEVLTRIKVQMNAERITDKGRGGSGIGSAIFGFLIAFLLYMMIVLYGQAILRGVLEEKTTRVAEVIVSSVSPDILLAGKVIGVGAVGLLQQAIWLGSAVALYQFREPIFLKLGMPAAPAIPLPQVPPILIVSLVLFFILGYGLYAALFAAVGAMCSSQEDANQAAQPVVMLLVFSIIFAQPVMLNPTSRLAEIVSWVPFSAPVIMPMRMSAIQVPWYELAATLTGVALTCALCVWLSARIYRVGLLMYGKRPSMRELARWIRKA from the coding sequence ATGGCTAAGCTCTGGGCAGTGATCAAGCGCGAGTTCCTGGAACGCGTGCGGAACAAGTGGTTCATCGTCGTCACCATTTTCGGCCCGGTCTTCTTCGGCGTGATCATGGTGCTGCCGGCCTACCTGTCGGTGCGCGGCATGCGCGACGTGAAGGTGAGCGACATCCGCATCATCGACGCCACCGGCACCGGACTTGGCGACCGGGTGGCCACCCGCCTGAATGGCGGCCCGATGGGCGACGCCGCCTCCACCCAGGTCGTGGTCGTCGCGCCCAATGAAGTGGCGGCGGCCGAGTCGCTGGCCACGAAGGACGTGATGGCGAAGGTCCGGCGCGGCTACCTGGTGCTCGACTCCCTCACCATCCAGGAACAGAAGGCGTCGTACGCCGGGCGGAACGCGTCGTCGCTGAACGAGATGGAGTCGCTCCAGAACGCCCTGCGCTCGGCCCTGCTCGGCCAGCGGCTCGAGAAGGAAGGACTCGATCCGCGGCGCGTCGAGGTGCTCACGCGCATCAAGGTGCAGATGAACGCCGAGCGCATCACCGACAAGGGACGCGGCGGCTCCGGCATCGGCAGCGCGATCTTCGGCTTCCTCATCGCCTTCCTGCTGTACATGATGATCGTCCTGTACGGGCAGGCCATCCTGCGCGGCGTGCTGGAGGAGAAGACCACGCGGGTGGCCGAGGTGATCGTGTCATCCGTGTCGCCCGATATTCTGCTCGCCGGCAAGGTGATCGGCGTCGGGGCGGTCGGCCTGCTGCAGCAGGCCATCTGGCTGGGAAGCGCGGTGGCGCTCTATCAGTTCCGCGAGCCGATCTTCCTCAAGCTCGGGATGCCGGCGGCACCGGCCATTCCGCTGCCGCAGGTGCCGCCCATCCTGATCGTATCGCTCGTCCTGTTCTTCATACTCGGGTACGGACTGTATGCCGCGCTCTTCGCCGCCGTGGGGGCGATGTGCTCGAGCCAGGAGGACGCCAACCAGGCGGCACAACCGGTGGTGATGCTGCTCGTCTTCAGCATCATCTTCGCCCAGCCCGTGATGCTGAATCCCACGAGCCGTCTCGCGGAGATTGTGAGCTGGGTGCCGTTCTCGGCGCCGGTCATCATGCCGATGCGCATGAGCGCCATCCAGGTGCCATGGTACGAACTGGCGGCCACGCTTACCGGCGTGGCGCTGACGTGCGCACTCTGTGTCTGGCTTTCGGCGCGCATCTACCGGGTCGGCTTGCTCATGTATGGCAAGCGGCCGAGCATGAGGGAACTGGCGAGGTGGATACGGAAGGCGTAG